The proteins below come from a single Cricetulus griseus strain 17A/GY chromosome 6, alternate assembly CriGri-PICRH-1.0, whole genome shotgun sequence genomic window:
- the Nsmf gene encoding NMDA receptor synaptonuclear signaling and neuronal migration factor isoform X7 gives MGAAASRRRALRSEAMSSVAAKVRAARAFGEYLSQSHPENRNGADHLLADAYSGHDGSPEMQPAPQNKRRLSLVSNGRYEGSISDEAVSGKPATEGPQPRVYTISREPALLPSSEAEAIELAVVKGRRQRERHPHHHSQPLRASPGSSREDVSRPCQSWAGSRQGSKECPGCAQLAPGPSPRAFGLEQPPLPEASGRHKHLERMYSVDRVSDDVPIRTWFPKENLFSFQTATTTMQAISNFRKHLRMVGSRRVKAQSSDLQSSHCTLDEACEDLDWDTEKGLEAMACDTEGFLPPKVMLISSKVPKAEYIPTIIRRDDPSIIPILYDHEHATFEDILEEIEKKLNIYHKGAKIWKMLIFCQGGPGHLYLLKNKVATFAKVEKEEDMIHFWKRLSRLMSKVNPEPNVIHIMGCYILGNPNGEKLFQNLRTLMTPYKVTFESPLELSAQGKQMIETYFDFRLYRLWKSRQHSKLLDFDDVL, from the exons ATGGGTGCCGCCGCCTCCAGGAGGAGGGCGCTGAGGAGCGAGGCCATGTCCTCGGTAGCGGCCAAAGTAAG AGCAGCCCGAGCGTTTGGAGAGTACCTGTCCCAGAGTCACCCTGAGAACCGCAACGGTGCAG ACCACCTGCTGGCTGACGCCTACTCTGGCCACGACGGGTCCCCAGAGATGCAGCCTGCCCCCCAAAACAAGCGCCGCCTCTCCCTCGTCTCCAATGGCCGCTATGAGGGCAGCATCTCAGATGAGGCAGTCAGCGGGAAGCCGGCTACAGAGGGCCCCCAGCCCCGTGTGTACACCATCTCTAGAGAGCCAGCCCTGCTGCCCAGCTCTGAAGCTGAAGCCATTGAGCTAGCCGTGGTAAAGGGGAGGAGGCAGCGGGAGCGGCACCCTCACCACCATAGCCAGCCCCTGCGTGCCAGCCCAGGCAGCAGCCGTGAGGACGTCAGCAGGCCCTGCCAAAGCTGGGCAGGCAGCCGCCAGGGCTCCAAAGAATGCCCAGGATGTGCCCAGCTGGCCCCTGGCCCCTCCCCTCGGGCCTTTGGGCTGGAACAGCCACCTCTGCCTGAGGCTTCTGGCCGCCACAAGCATCTGGAGAGGATGTATAGTGTTGATCGAGTGTCTG ACGATGTTCCCATCCGTACCTGGTTCCCCAAGGAAAACCTTTTCAGCTTCCAGACGGCAACCACAACTATGCAAGC CATCTC GAACTTCCGCAAACACCTGCGCATGGTTGGCAGTCGGCGGGTGAAGGCCCAGA GCAGTGACCTGCAGAGCTCACACTGCACCCTGGATGAGGCTTGTGAGGACCTGGACTGGGACACAGAGAAAGGCCTGGAGGCCATGGCCTGTGACACTGAGGGCTTCTTGCCACCCAAGGTCATG CTGATCTCCTCCAAGGTGCCAAAAGCCGAGTACATCCCTACCATCATCCGCAGGGATGACCCCTCCATCATCCCCATCCTCTAC GACCATGAGCATGCAACATTTGAGGACATTCTGG AGGAGATAGAGAAGAAACTGAACATCTATCACAAGGGGGCCAAAATCTGGAAGATGCTGATTTTCTGCCAG GGTGGTCCTGGACACCTTTATTTGCTCAAGAACAAGGTGGCCACCTTTGCCaaagtggagaaggaagaggacatgATCCA CTTCTGGAAGAGGTTGAGCCGCCTGATGAGCAAAGTGAACCCAGAGCCGAATGTCATCCATATCATGGGCTGCTACATTCTGGGGAACCCCAATGGGGAGAAG CTATTTCAGAACCTCAGGACCCTCATGACTCCTTACAAGGTTACCTTTGAGTCACCCCTGGAGCTGTCTGCCCAAG ggAAGCAGATGATTGAGACCTACTTTGACTTCCGGCTTTACCGCCTATGGAAGAGCCGCCAGCACTCAAAACTGCTGGACTTTGATGACGTCCTGTGA
- the Nsmf gene encoding NMDA receptor synaptonuclear signaling and neuronal migration factor isoform X3, protein MGAAASRRRALRSEAMSSVAAKVRAARAFGEYLSQSHPENRNGADHLLADAYSGHDGSPEMQPAPQNKRRLSLVSNGRYEGSISDEAVSGKPATEGPQPRVYTISREPALLPSSEAEAIELAVVKGRRQRERHPHHHSQPLRASPGSSREDVSRPCQSWAGSRQGSKECPGCAQLAPGPSPRAFGLEQPPLPEASGRHKHLERMYSVDRVSDDVPIRTWFPKENLFSFQTATTTMQAISNFRKHLRMVGSRRVKAQTFAERRERSFSRSWSDPTPMKADTSHDSRDSSDLQSSHCTLDEACEDLDWDTEKGLEAMACDTEGFLPPKVMLISSKVPKAEYIPTIIRRDDPSIIPILYDHEHATFEDILEEIEKKLNIYHKGAKIWKMLIFCQGGPGHLYLLKNKVATFAKVEKEEDMIHFWKRLSRLMSKVNPEPNVIHIMGCYILGNPNGEKLFQNLRTLMTPYKVTFESPLELSAQGKQMIETYFDFRLYRLWKSRQHSKLLDFDDVL, encoded by the exons ATGGGTGCCGCCGCCTCCAGGAGGAGGGCGCTGAGGAGCGAGGCCATGTCCTCGGTAGCGGCCAAAGTAAG AGCAGCCCGAGCGTTTGGAGAGTACCTGTCCCAGAGTCACCCTGAGAACCGCAACGGTGCAG ACCACCTGCTGGCTGACGCCTACTCTGGCCACGACGGGTCCCCAGAGATGCAGCCTGCCCCCCAAAACAAGCGCCGCCTCTCCCTCGTCTCCAATGGCCGCTATGAGGGCAGCATCTCAGATGAGGCAGTCAGCGGGAAGCCGGCTACAGAGGGCCCCCAGCCCCGTGTGTACACCATCTCTAGAGAGCCAGCCCTGCTGCCCAGCTCTGAAGCTGAAGCCATTGAGCTAGCCGTGGTAAAGGGGAGGAGGCAGCGGGAGCGGCACCCTCACCACCATAGCCAGCCCCTGCGTGCCAGCCCAGGCAGCAGCCGTGAGGACGTCAGCAGGCCCTGCCAAAGCTGGGCAGGCAGCCGCCAGGGCTCCAAAGAATGCCCAGGATGTGCCCAGCTGGCCCCTGGCCCCTCCCCTCGGGCCTTTGGGCTGGAACAGCCACCTCTGCCTGAGGCTTCTGGCCGCCACAAGCATCTGGAGAGGATGTATAGTGTTGATCGAGTGTCTG ACGATGTTCCCATCCGTACCTGGTTCCCCAAGGAAAACCTTTTCAGCTTCCAGACGGCAACCACAACTATGCAAGC CATCTC GAACTTCCGCAAACACCTGCGCATGGTTGGCAGTCGGCGGGTGAAGGCCCAGA CGTTCGCTGAGCGGCGCGAACGGAGCTTCAGCCGGTCCTGGAGCGACCCCACCCCTATGAAAGCCGACACTTCCCACGACTCCCGAGACA GCAGTGACCTGCAGAGCTCACACTGCACCCTGGATGAGGCTTGTGAGGACCTGGACTGGGACACAGAGAAAGGCCTGGAGGCCATGGCCTGTGACACTGAGGGCTTCTTGCCACCCAAGGTCATG CTGATCTCCTCCAAGGTGCCAAAAGCCGAGTACATCCCTACCATCATCCGCAGGGATGACCCCTCCATCATCCCCATCCTCTAC GACCATGAGCATGCAACATTTGAGGACATTCTGG AGGAGATAGAGAAGAAACTGAACATCTATCACAAGGGGGCCAAAATCTGGAAGATGCTGATTTTCTGCCAG GGTGGTCCTGGACACCTTTATTTGCTCAAGAACAAGGTGGCCACCTTTGCCaaagtggagaaggaagaggacatgATCCA CTTCTGGAAGAGGTTGAGCCGCCTGATGAGCAAAGTGAACCCAGAGCCGAATGTCATCCATATCATGGGCTGCTACATTCTGGGGAACCCCAATGGGGAGAAG CTATTTCAGAACCTCAGGACCCTCATGACTCCTTACAAGGTTACCTTTGAGTCACCCCTGGAGCTGTCTGCCCAAG ggAAGCAGATGATTGAGACCTACTTTGACTTCCGGCTTTACCGCCTATGGAAGAGCCGCCAGCACTCAAAACTGCTGGACTTTGATGACGTCCTGTGA
- the Nsmf gene encoding NMDA receptor synaptonuclear signaling and neuronal migration factor isoform X8, translated as MGAAASRRRALRSEAMSSVAAKVRAARAFGEYLSQSHPENRNGADHLLADAYSGHDGSPEMQPAPQNKRRLSLVSNGRYEGSISDEAVSGKPATEGPQPRVYTISREPALLPSSEAEAIELAVVKGRRQRERHPHHHSQPLRASPGSSREDVSRPCQSWAGSRQGSKECPGCAQLAPGPSPRAFGLEQPPLPEASGRHKHLERMYSVDRVSDDVPIRTWFPKENLFSFQTATTTMQANFRKHLRMVGSRRVKAQSSDLQSSHCTLDEACEDLDWDTEKGLEAMACDTEGFLPPKVMLISSKVPKAEYIPTIIRRDDPSIIPILYDHEHATFEDILEEIEKKLNIYHKGAKIWKMLIFCQGGPGHLYLLKNKVATFAKVEKEEDMIHFWKRLSRLMSKVNPEPNVIHIMGCYILGNPNGEKLFQNLRTLMTPYKVTFESPLELSAQGKQMIETYFDFRLYRLWKSRQHSKLLDFDDVL; from the exons ATGGGTGCCGCCGCCTCCAGGAGGAGGGCGCTGAGGAGCGAGGCCATGTCCTCGGTAGCGGCCAAAGTAAG AGCAGCCCGAGCGTTTGGAGAGTACCTGTCCCAGAGTCACCCTGAGAACCGCAACGGTGCAG ACCACCTGCTGGCTGACGCCTACTCTGGCCACGACGGGTCCCCAGAGATGCAGCCTGCCCCCCAAAACAAGCGCCGCCTCTCCCTCGTCTCCAATGGCCGCTATGAGGGCAGCATCTCAGATGAGGCAGTCAGCGGGAAGCCGGCTACAGAGGGCCCCCAGCCCCGTGTGTACACCATCTCTAGAGAGCCAGCCCTGCTGCCCAGCTCTGAAGCTGAAGCCATTGAGCTAGCCGTGGTAAAGGGGAGGAGGCAGCGGGAGCGGCACCCTCACCACCATAGCCAGCCCCTGCGTGCCAGCCCAGGCAGCAGCCGTGAGGACGTCAGCAGGCCCTGCCAAAGCTGGGCAGGCAGCCGCCAGGGCTCCAAAGAATGCCCAGGATGTGCCCAGCTGGCCCCTGGCCCCTCCCCTCGGGCCTTTGGGCTGGAACAGCCACCTCTGCCTGAGGCTTCTGGCCGCCACAAGCATCTGGAGAGGATGTATAGTGTTGATCGAGTGTCTG ACGATGTTCCCATCCGTACCTGGTTCCCCAAGGAAAACCTTTTCAGCTTCCAGACGGCAACCACAACTATGCAAGC GAACTTCCGCAAACACCTGCGCATGGTTGGCAGTCGGCGGGTGAAGGCCCAGA GCAGTGACCTGCAGAGCTCACACTGCACCCTGGATGAGGCTTGTGAGGACCTGGACTGGGACACAGAGAAAGGCCTGGAGGCCATGGCCTGTGACACTGAGGGCTTCTTGCCACCCAAGGTCATG CTGATCTCCTCCAAGGTGCCAAAAGCCGAGTACATCCCTACCATCATCCGCAGGGATGACCCCTCCATCATCCCCATCCTCTAC GACCATGAGCATGCAACATTTGAGGACATTCTGG AGGAGATAGAGAAGAAACTGAACATCTATCACAAGGGGGCCAAAATCTGGAAGATGCTGATTTTCTGCCAG GGTGGTCCTGGACACCTTTATTTGCTCAAGAACAAGGTGGCCACCTTTGCCaaagtggagaaggaagaggacatgATCCA CTTCTGGAAGAGGTTGAGCCGCCTGATGAGCAAAGTGAACCCAGAGCCGAATGTCATCCATATCATGGGCTGCTACATTCTGGGGAACCCCAATGGGGAGAAG CTATTTCAGAACCTCAGGACCCTCATGACTCCTTACAAGGTTACCTTTGAGTCACCCCTGGAGCTGTCTGCCCAAG ggAAGCAGATGATTGAGACCTACTTTGACTTCCGGCTTTACCGCCTATGGAAGAGCCGCCAGCACTCAAAACTGCTGGACTTTGATGACGTCCTGTGA